From Gemmatimonadaceae bacterium:
GCGACAAGTTCATCACGACGAGCGGATTCATTTCGCGAAACGGAATCGTTCACGGCGCGGCCGATCAGCGCGGCACGTGGTTCAACGAGCGCGGGAAGCTGTTCGAGACGTTGACGGGCGACATCCTGTACGACGACACCTGGCAGTACACGCACTTCACGCGTCACGGCGATGCGCAGGATAAGAAGTTCCACCTCTCGGGCAGCGCCGGCCTGCGCGGCGGATGGACCACGGGCCTGGGCGTCTACTGGGAGACGTTCGGCTACGATACGCAGCTCTACCGCAGCTATCAGATCGAGCGGACGGTTGGCGCCACGGTCGACACGGTGCCGTTCGTCGGCGTCGGACGCATTCCCAATCGCGATTATGTCTTCACGCTCGCGACGCCGCAGTGGTCGCGCTTCAACGCCACCATGCTGTATGTCGGCGGGCAGGACGAGAACTTCTTCGAGTGGGCGCAGGCGAACATCGATTATTTGTCGACGGCGCTGACATTCCGGCCGACGGATCGCATTCGTCTCACCGGGAACTTCGACTATCAGGATTACTGGCGGCGGAGCGACGGCAGCTTGGCGGGGCGCAACATGATTCCGCGGCTCAAGGCCGAGTATCAGTTGACGCGCTCGATGTTCTTGCGATTGGTCGGCGAGTACGATCTGTCCGAGCATTCCGACCTGCGCGACGAGACGCGCACGTTCTTTCCGCTGATCATCAATGGGCAGAAGGCGATCGCGATGCGAAGCGGTACGGTGCGCGGAGATTACCTGTTCTCATATCAGCCGAATCCCGGCACGGTGTTCTTCGTCGGGTACGGTTCGCGGGCGGACGGTCCGCCCGATCCGAATGAGCGCTTCACGTTTCAGCCGCTGATTCGATCCTCGGATTATTTCTTCGTCAAGTATTCGTATTTGTTCAGGTTCTGACGCAAAGCCGCCGCGCATGTCATCCTGAGCGGAGGCGCGCGGCGCCGAAGTCGAAGGACCCCCTTCTCAGCGGAGGACTGCATGCGGCTCCTCCGTCGGGGCGGAGGTCCCTCGACTCGCTCGCTGCGCTCGCTCGCCGCGCTCGCTCGCCGCGCTCACTCGCTCGCGATGACAGGCGGCGTGTTAGTGCACCGCCGCCACGATGTTGACCGCGGCCGCGCCTTGCACCGCCGGAGTGGCATTCGGCGACGCGATGAGGGTCGTTGTACCCGGGTTGCGCGCGCGCAGCCACACCGCGCTATCACCGCGCACTGCGATGGTCGCAATGGAACTGTCACTCAATCGCCACGTGAACGCATTGGACGCGGACGTGGTACCACACACCGGGACGACCGCGACGAACACCGCGGTGTCTCCAACCGTGAGTGTGATTGAAGGCGGGCTTACGGTGATCGATTGAAGAGAGCAATCCACGCTCGTGTCGGCGCCGCCTCTCAGACCCGGAAGCGTCGCGTCCGCCGAGCAGCCGGCCGCAATCGCGCCGATGGCACCGGTCGCCGCAACCAACGCACAAAGCCGAACCGTCGTCGAACGTCGCATGCTATTGTACCGCCGTGATGGCAGCCGCGCCCCTGAAGACGCTGTCCGCCCCACACGTTGCAATCGCCGTACTCGTGCCGGACGACAGTGCGGCGGGCCGAATCATGATTTCAACATAACCGATGTCTACGATGACGATCTACGACACTATCGGAACCGGCTACACCGCGCGCCGTCGGGCCGACCCACGCTTCGCCGCACTCATCCGTACGGCCATCGGCGACACTGGAGCGACTGGCGTCGCGGGCTGGCCGAGTGCCGGCGTGTGGTGCGGTCCCGCGTGGTGGGGATGACGTGGGATCGCGATCATGCCGGCTTCTGGTCGATGGAAGACTATTTTCCGGGGATGCTTGCTCGAGATTTACCGCGCTTTCCGCCGCTCGCCGACGTCGCCGCCGAATTCGACCACGCGGAAATTCAGAGAATTCTCATAGCCGCCGATTGCGCCGGCTACCGCCTGCTTCTCGGTCACGTCGCGCATGGCAGAGCGCATGGCAGAGCGCATGGCAGAGCGCATGGCTGAGCGCCTCACGACAACCGCCGGCGACTTTGACCTCGAAGAGTGCAGCCTGCGCGTCGGCGGACGCGAGTGGAGCATTCTGCATACGGCGGCGCTCATGAGCTGGGTGGAAGAGCAGATCTTCCTCGGTACGAATCACGATCGTATACCCTACGGCGCCGCGCTCTGGCCGTCGGCGATCGCACTCGCGCACGAGTTGGCATCGCGGGGCAATGCGTTGCGCGGCAAGACGGTGCTGGAGCTCGGAGCCGGCACTGGATTACCGGGCATCGTCGCGTCGACGTTCGGCGCGCGCGTGACGCAGACCGACAACCACGACGTCGCGATGCACCTCTGCCGCCGCAACGGCGAGCGGAATGGCGCGCGCGGCATCGAGTATCGCACCGCTGATTGGTCGACGTGGGACGACGTGCAGCGCTACGACCTCATCATCGGCGCCGACATTCTCTACTCGGACACAATGCACGATCGTCTGCACCGGCTATTCAACGGCAACCTTGCGGCAGGCGGCCGCATTCTCGTCTCCGATCCCTTTCGCAAGTTCAGCCTTGGATTGCTCGAGACGCTCGAGTCGCAGCACTGGCGCGTCGGGATGACGAAGTGGATCGTCGGCGAGGGCGAAGACGCGCAGCCGATCGGCGTCTTCGAGCTTGTACCGCCAGCTTGACCGCCGTCCTCGACGCCTGCATCTATCCGCCATGGCCACCGCAAAAAAACGCGCGAAGAAGAAGCGCGCCGTCGCGCCGGCCGCCTCGCGCGGTCTCGATGCGCGCCGGCTTGCCTCCGCTGCGGCACCCACGTCCGTCGAAACACTCGGCCGCACGATCGAAGACGACGGCGGCGCTACGCTCGCGACGTATCGCGATCCGCTGGGCGGACACTGGCAGATCCTTGCCGCGCTGCCCATCGACGCCGTCGAGCCTACGCCGTTTCAGCGCGACCTGTCCGAAGCGCACGTCGGCCGCGTCGCGAACGCGATCGACAAACTCGATCGCTATCTCGATCCCGTGATCGCGGTGCCGGCGGGCGGCGGCAAATACTGGTCGCCGAACGGCTATCATCGCCTTGGCGCGATGAAAGAGCTTGGCGCCAAGTCGATCGTCGCGCTCGTGGTGCCGGAGCCTGAAGTCGCGCATCGCATTCTGCTGCTCAATACCGAGAAAGCGCACAACCTCCGCGAGCGCGCGCTCGAAGTGGCGCGCCTCGCCGAGGCGTTGTCGGTGCTCGACGACCGTCCGGAGCGCGAGTTCTCGGTGGAGTTCGAGGAAGCGGCGCTCGTGACGCTCGGGCTCTGCTATCAGCAGAACGGCCGATTCTCTGGCGGCGCGTATCACCCGGTCCTCAAACGCTGCGACAAGTTTCTCGGGAGCAAGCTGCCGAACGCGCTTCTGACGCGGCGCGAGCGTGCCGAGAAGCTGTTGGAGCTCAACGAGCTGGTGAACGAAGCCGTGAAGGCGATGAAGGCCAAAGGCCTGGAGAGTCCGTATCTCAAGGCGTTCGTCGTGGCGCGCATCAACCCGCTGCGATTCATGCGGAAGCCCACCGCCGACTTCGACGACACGATCGACAAGATGCTGGGCAGTGCGCGGCGATTCGACCCCGGCAAGATCAAGGCGGATCAGGTCGCGCGCTCCGGCGGCCCGCCATCGACGGGTGAAGAGTGACCGCCCCGCTCGACGCGTCGTTTCACCGGCTGCTCCATGCTCCAACGCCGGCGCACGCGATGGAGCACCTGCGCGATGTCCTGGGCGGCGGCCCACGCCTCGTCGTCAAGCGCGACGACACGATCCCGTTCGGGTTCGGCGGCAATAAAATCAGAAAACTTCAATTCGAGATCGCTAAAGCCATCAACGCGGGCGCGGATACGATCGTCACGCTCGGCGGCGTGCAGTCGAATCACGCCCGCGCGACGGCCGCGACCGCCGCACAGCTTGGCCTTCGATGCGTGCTGATCATCAACGGCGAGCCGCCCGAGCGGCCGACCGCCAACGCGCTGCTCGACCGGCTGCTGGGCGCCGAGATCGAGTACATCCCGTCGCGCGCGGAGCGGGCCGAGTCGTGCGAGCGCGTGATGCAGCGCCTGCGGCGCGAGGGGAGAAATCCGTATCTCATTCCGCTCGGCGCGTCCACGTCGTACGGCGCGCTCGGATTCGTGCACGCGGTGCGCGAGTTGAAGGAGCAGGGCATCGAGCCCGATGTCATCGTACACGCGACGTCCTCGGGCGGTACTCAGGCCGGGTTGATCGCGGGCGTGGCGCTCGCCGGACTGACGTCGCGCGTAATCGGCGTGAGCGCGGACGATCCGTCGGAGGCGATTCAGCGGACCGTGCGTGAGATCGTGCGTGGCATCGAAGGCATGGAATCATTCGACGGCGCGATCGAGGTCGACGACCGCCGGGTCGGCGCCGGGTACGGCGCGCCGACCGACGAGTCGCGCGAGGCGCAGGAGCTTGCGGCGCGGCGCGAGGGATTCTTCGTCGATCACACGTACACCGCCAAGGCGCTCGGCGCGTTGATCGCCTACGTGCGCGAGGAACGCTTCCGTCCGGACGAAACCGTCCTCTTCTGGCACACCGGCGGACAGGTCGGCGTTTTTGCCTGAGCGAAACACCGCGCGGCGCGAGCGGGTAGTATGAGAATGATGCGGTTTCTCCTGGCGATACTCCTTCTCGTCGCGGCCCAAGCGGCGCCGGCGCAGTCCGATCGTGGGCGGCCGCTCGTGCTGCTCGTTCACGGTCGCGGGATGATCGACCGCGATACGGCGCTGACGAGGAAGTTGTGGATGGACGGCCTGCGCACCGGCGCATCGACGCTGACCAAGGCGCCGCTGCTCGAGGAAAGCGACGTGCGCGTCGTGTGGTATGCCGATGTGCTCGATCCGTCGTCGGATGCCGGCTGTGACTATCCCGCGAACGATCCGCGCGCGCTCCGTGCGGGCCGAAGCGACGAAGGGCTCAAGACCGTCGCGTCCGTCGCCGGCGGGTTGTTTGGCGCGCTGTCCAAGTTGGTCGACGACAAGGAGACGGCGGCGCAGATGCGCGACCTGGCGGGCGACGCCGCGTTCCTGAGCGATGCGCGCAAACGGTGCGCGTCCGAGGATCGGCTGTCGAGCGCGATCCTGCGTGCTCGGAGCGAAGGGCGACCGGTGATCGTCGTCGCGCACAGCCTCGGGTCGCTCGTCGCGTATGACTACTTTTCCGCGGCGCGCGACACCGGAACCGTCCGGACGCTGCTCACGCTTGGATCGCCGCTCGGCTCGCCGGATCTGCGGCATCTGTTGATCGGC
This genomic window contains:
- a CDS encoding Ig-like domain-containing protein; translated protein: MRRSTTVRLCALVAATGAIGAIAAGCSADATLPGLRGGADTSVDCSLQSITVSPPSITLTVGDTAVFVAVVPVCGTTSASNAFTWRLSDSSIATIAVRGDSAVWLRARNPGTTTLIASPNATPAVQGAAAVNIVAAVH
- a CDS encoding 50S ribosomal protein L11 methyltransferase — its product is MAERLTTTAGDFDLEECSLRVGGREWSILHTAALMSWVEEQIFLGTNHDRIPYGAALWPSAIALAHELASRGNALRGKTVLELGAGTGLPGIVASTFGARVTQTDNHDVAMHLCRRNGERNGARGIEYRTADWSTWDDVQRYDLIIGADILYSDTMHDRLHRLFNGNLAAGGRILVSDPFRKFSLGLLETLESQHWRVGMTKWIVGEGEDAQPIGVFELVPPA
- a CDS encoding pyridoxal-phosphate dependent enzyme; this encodes MTAPLDASFHRLLHAPTPAHAMEHLRDVLGGGPRLVVKRDDTIPFGFGGNKIRKLQFEIAKAINAGADTIVTLGGVQSNHARATAATAAQLGLRCVLIINGEPPERPTANALLDRLLGAEIEYIPSRAERAESCERVMQRLRREGRNPYLIPLGASTSYGALGFVHAVRELKEQGIEPDVIVHATSSGGTQAGLIAGVALAGLTSRVIGVSADDPSEAIQRTVREIVRGIEGMESFDGAIEVDDRRVGAGYGAPTDESREAQELAARREGFFVDHTYTAKALGALIAYVREERFRPDETVLFWHTGGQVGVFA